In one Dreissena polymorpha isolate Duluth1 chromosome 7, UMN_Dpol_1.0, whole genome shotgun sequence genomic region, the following are encoded:
- the LOC127839464 gene encoding uncharacterized protein LOC127839464 isoform X3, with protein MADEGIRRDEPGEVPKQFENEQASAETSTVMNVLGYGPHIRQARIEAYRASDRHMTAETRGSLTWITTGSKAEGLTSYWESDRDVLIVTESVICLEDGVDSSSFPVETTIFRSCSRISYSGHCRLLLERNGTRVLNLVYNALCDDGFGRGLLSSGLYVNQFLNGQLMEGIVQHERAGPSTSTTNGVLKRDTVYALHFYCPSILTRWAARHRYWPSADVVREVVSLGAFVSPVGVKGSDYEHVEWRMCFNTGENVLINNLNDTQVKLYVLLKMVKKDVLQPQKKEVTSFTVKNIVLWIAENNPHSLFHERSLFHWLHEGLYALRVAIDTKELPYYMIPGRNLMAACALDHEQKRSWIATIDEMMTEGPRMILRLPKIRQAIIAHPEPLRWYSGRRIETEMLMLIRMNRVTLGMDHETDVIMQAVESRQKEVVREVRMRMLMEGARVNDIRNVLISMLM; from the coding sequence tttgaaaatgaacAAGCCTCTGCTGAGACTTCTACTGTAATGAATGTTCTGGGTTATGGGCCTCACATCCGACAGGCTCGGATAGAAGCATACAGGGCCTCGGACAGGCATATGACTGCAGAGACGCGCGGTAGTTTAACGTGGATCACCACGGGTAGCAAGGCTGAGGGTCTGACCAGCTATTGGGAGAGCGATAGAGACGTATTGATTGTTACAGAAAGTGTCATCTGTTTAGAAGATGGTGTTGATTCAAGTAGCTTTCCTGTGGAGACAACCATATTTAGATCCTGCAGTCGTATTAGTTACTCCGGACACTGTAGACTGCTACTAGAGAGAAACGGTACACGTGTTTTGAATTTAGTGTACAACGCCTTGTGTGATGATGGATTTGGTCGCGGACTATTAAGCAGCGGCTTATATGTTAATCAGTTTTTGAACGGTCAACTGATGGAAGGCATAGTACAACATGAGCGTGCTGGACCGTCAACGTCCACAACAAATGGTGTTCTTAAACGCGATACCGTGTATGCGCTACATTTTTACTGCCCCAGCATCCTAACAAGATGGGCGGCAAGACATCGCTACTGGCCATCAGCTGACGTCGTTAGGGAGGTTGTATCACTTGGAGCATTTGTTTCTCCTGTTGGGGTTAAAGGCAGCGATTACGAACATGTTGAATGGAGAATGTGTTTTAACACCGGTGAAAACGTACTGATAAATAATCTTAACGACACTCAGGTTAAATTATATGTGCTATTAAAAATGGTGAAGAAAGATGTATTACAACCGCAAAAGAAGGAGGTGACATCGTTCACGGttaaaaacattgtattatggATAGCAGAAAATAACCCGCACTCATTGTTTCATGAAAGAAGTCTGTTTCACTGGCTTCATGAAGGATTATATGCGCTAAGAGTTGCTATAGATACGAAAGAGCTGCCTTATTACATGATCCCAGGGCGAAATCTGATGGCAGCCTGCGCTCTGGATCATGAGCAGAAACGTTCCTGGATAGCTACTATTGATGAAATGATGACCGAAGGTCCCCGGATGATATTGAGACTACCGAAGATACGACAAGCTATAATTGCTCATCCTGAGCCACTACGATGGTACAGCGGGAGGAGGATAGAGACTGAGATGCTGATGCTGATACGCATGAACAGAGTCACCCTCGGTATGGATCATGAGACGGATGTTATTATGCAGGCAGTAGAAAGTCGTCAGAAGGAGGTTGTGAGGGAGGTTAGGATGAGGATGCTTATGGAAGGGGCTCGAGTAAATGATATACGGAATGTATTGATTAGTATGTTGATGTAG
- the LOC127839464 gene encoding uncharacterized protein LOC127839464 isoform X5 gives MADQGIRRDEPGEVPKQFENEQASAETSTVMNVLGYGPHIRQARIEAYRASDRHMTAETRGSLTWITTGSKAEGLTSYWESDRDVLIVTESVICLEDGVDSSSFPVETTIFRSCSRISYSGHCRLLLERNGTRVLNLVYNALCDDGFGRGLLSSGLYVNQFLNGQLMEGIVQHERAGPSTSTTNGVLKRDTVYALHFYCPSILTRWAARHRYWPSADVVREVVSLGAFVSPVGVKGSDYEHVEWRMCFNTGENVLINNLNDTQVKLYVLLKMVKKDVLQPQKKEVTSFTVKNIVLWIAENNPHSLFHERSLFHWLHEGLYALRVAIDTKELPYYMIPGRNLMAACALDHEQKRSWIATIDEMMTEGPRMILRLPKIRQAIIAHPEPLRWYSGRRIETEMLMLIRMNRVTLGMDHETDVIMQAVESRQKEVVREVRMRMLMEGARVNDIRNVLISMLM, from the exons ATGGCTGACCAAGGCATCAGACGTGATGAACCAGGAGAGGTCCCTAAACAA tttgaaaatgaacAAGCCTCTGCTGAGACTTCTACTGTAATGAATGTTCTGGGTTATGGGCCTCACATCCGACAGGCTCGGATAGAAGCATACAGGGCCTCGGACAGGCATATGACTGCAGAGACGCGCGGTAGTTTAACGTGGATCACCACGGGTAGCAAGGCTGAGGGTCTGACCAGCTATTGGGAGAGCGATAGAGACGTATTGATTGTTACAGAAAGTGTCATCTGTTTAGAAGATGGTGTTGATTCAAGTAGCTTTCCTGTGGAGACAACCATATTTAGATCCTGCAGTCGTATTAGTTACTCCGGACACTGTAGACTGCTACTAGAGAGAAACGGTACACGTGTTTTGAATTTAGTGTACAACGCCTTGTGTGATGATGGATTTGGTCGCGGACTATTAAGCAGCGGCTTATATGTTAATCAGTTTTTGAACGGTCAACTGATGGAAGGCATAGTACAACATGAGCGTGCTGGACCGTCAACGTCCACAACAAATGGTGTTCTTAAACGCGATACCGTGTATGCGCTACATTTTTACTGCCCCAGCATCCTAACAAGATGGGCGGCAAGACATCGCTACTGGCCATCAGCTGACGTCGTTAGGGAGGTTGTATCACTTGGAGCATTTGTTTCTCCTGTTGGGGTTAAAGGCAGCGATTACGAACATGTTGAATGGAGAATGTGTTTTAACACCGGTGAAAACGTACTGATAAATAATCTTAACGACACTCAGGTTAAATTATATGTGCTATTAAAAATGGTGAAGAAAGATGTATTACAACCGCAAAAGAAGGAGGTGACATCGTTCACGGttaaaaacattgtattatggATAGCAGAAAATAACCCGCACTCATTGTTTCATGAAAGAAGTCTGTTTCACTGGCTTCATGAAGGATTATATGCGCTAAGAGTTGCTATAGATACGAAAGAGCTGCCTTATTACATGATCCCAGGGCGAAATCTGATGGCAGCCTGCGCTCTGGATCATGAGCAGAAACGTTCCTGGATAGCTACTATTGATGAAATGATGACCGAAGGTCCCCGGATGATATTGAGACTACCGAAGATACGACAAGCTATAATTGCTCATCCTGAGCCACTACGATGGTACAGCGGGAGGAGGATAGAGACTGAGATGCTGATGCTGATACGCATGAACAGAGTCACCCTCGGTATGGATCATGAGACGGATGTTATTATGCAGGCAGTAGAAAGTCGTCAGAAGGAGGTTGTGAGGGAGGTTAGGATGAGGATGCTTATGGAAGGGGCTCGAGTAAATGATATACGGAATGTATTGATTAGTATGTTGATGTAG